AGGAGATGATCATAGCTAAAGTGCTATTTATCAGACAAAAGCAGCCCTTTGTGGGAGTTCGCAAGCTCAGGCTTATGCTTGCAAAAGAACCTGAGTTTGACGGGCAGCCCGTCGCCAGGGATGCCCTGTTTGATTTGCTGCGCGCCCACAAACTCTTGGGTGGACGGAGGAAAAGGCACGTTCATACGACCGATTCCAAGCACCAGCTGAAGGTCTTTCCAAACCTGATTGAGAACCTGGATATAACCGGGCACAATCAAGTGTGGGTCAGCGATATGACCTATATTTCGACCCTGAAAGGCTTCTGTTATCTGTCGTTGGTAACCGATTATCGGAGCCGTAAGATACTGGGATACAACGTTTCAGCCAGCATGGAGGCAATCCACACACTTCAAGCTATGAAAATGGCATATAGCAATGGCAA
This sequence is a window from Candidatus Cloacimonadaceae bacterium. Protein-coding genes within it:
- a CDS encoding IS3 family transposase, whose protein sequence is MGIKGALGVICKAFGYSRQAYYKRLNREDQRLRYEEMIIAKVLFIRQKQPFVGVRKLRLMLAKEPEFDGQPVARDALFDLLRAHKLLGGRRKRHVHTTDSKHQLKVFPNLIENLDITGHNQVWVSDMTYISTLKGFCYLSLVTDYRSRKILGYNVSASMEAIHTLQAMKMAYSNGNPSEGLIHHSDKGSQYCSKIYLDFHQKHGIIGSMTGKNHCYDNAVAERVNGILKQEFGLDGVIRDIGIVKKMVREAVTTYNSLRLHQSLNYQTPDDVYAGKDCTHVA